From a single Brassica napus cultivar Da-Ae chromosome C9, Da-Ae, whole genome shotgun sequence genomic region:
- the LOC106408166 gene encoding lectin-domain containing receptor kinase VI.3-like, translating to MGNHVGVNFNSLQSDFEGHVLFYKREQKEELLLQTGEPVKADILYDGNTKLLNITVYLAEMTPSPVRPMISRPVPKLSKIIEEEMYVGFTAATGNGERSSAHYIMGWSFSSGGEHPVAAKLNLSDLLHPPTNTSEKSAYSSKEIGLIVAISAVTLIFIVLLVYFFIYKKRGETLEDWEVNHPHRMRYKELHSATDGFSEERIIGYGGFGTVFRGSLSTSLSDRIAVKKITEGSEQGIREFVAEIESLGRLSHKCWES from the coding sequence ATGGGGAACCATGTCGGGGTGAATTTCAATAGTCTACAATCTGATTTTGAAGGACATGTCCTGTTTTACAAAAGGGAGCAGAAGGAGGAATTGTTACTCCAAACGGGAGAACCCGTCAAAGCGGATATATTATATGATGGAAACACAAAATTACTGAACATAACGGTCTACCTTGCGGAAATGACTCCTAGTCCGGTGAGGCCAATGATCTCGCGACCGGTTCCGAAGTTGTCCAAGATCATTGAAGAAGAGATGTACGTCGGTTTCACGGCAGCAACCGGGAACGGTGAACGTTCAAGTGCGCACTATATCATGGGGTGGAGTTTTTCCAGTGGCGGAGAACATCCTGTGGCAGCTAAGCTCAATCTCTCCGACCTTCTTCATCCGCCTACGAATACGTCAGAGAAGAGTGCTTACAGTTCTAAGGAAATTGGTCTGATTGTTGCTATATCGGCAGTTACGCTGATATTCATTGTGTTACTAGTCTACTTCTTCATCTACAAGAAGCGAGGAGAGACTCTAGAAGATTGGGAAGTCAACCACCCCCACAGAATGAGATACAAAGAGCTGCATTCTGCAACTGATGGCTTCAGCGAGGAGCGGATTATCGGATACGGAGGGTTTGGAACCGTCTTCAGAGGAAGCCTCTCTACATCTCTGTCTGATCGAATCGCAGTCAAGAAGATAACTGAGGGTAGCGAGCAGGGTATAAGAGAATTTGTTGCAGAGATCGAGAGCCTAGGAAGATTAAGCCATAAGTGTTGGGAAAGTTAG